Proteins found in one Maridesulfovibrio sp. genomic segment:
- a CDS encoding AsmA-like C-terminal region-containing protein → MFHKKGFLIGGIIATILTVGSIVLIRVHFVDAAQKLLSDMTNMGVVMEDIEFHYSPLPSLRVTNLRVQSGMDTILIPQLEIFPDVTSLLSGEIKLRHVILQDPDVRALAHRKGSDSATGTFELPSLFPEKIDVVSGKVQLTNSYQAEPLTVSASMEKESGGFTFNVRSASISELGFKFSGRLDMASTSPLKLNLQATQCSIDPAAFLGFLTGFDYMSNSTLPELAEAGNFETTDLDFSIDNAVGTMDVKAGGLVLDSTSGKGLLLHMGQGGTFQVSLDEAQVDAGELFAMAQKSERGRNATSSLCESAKLKSINPRGTLIFKDVSLSTPPSTVTNKGLSGKMTVSAKDLVLVLEAADGKKQELSISEIDADVELKDGKPVVSVRSFNVASATGGSCDMQAYMSFPLDLKRLRFKAEARDFSLFDYIITCEAQKKNPLRTEFDTQLNHRETRISASGYFNTPRNNLSGYEAQLKSLSIRIPETNTPKSDSSVATSEATEKFNFEQLLGRDINGKASIRKFYYNDWPFSDVAVFVHSGADRALVKASGKLFHLNLNADVVLAQEQLAAQCNIKGRGTSLPSLIACFAKDLSVSLRGKIYLNANMFMQGSNSGELMRSVRGEASAKIDDLHIFNLANLDPRLGFFIDLLDAVSFNPQSGQGLNFSSARLSAALSGKEMLIKSFNLSGRQLQAWGGGKYSLDEKHLQLEGQVRSVFGTVNSFNVDRKLKS, encoded by the coding sequence GTGTTTCATAAAAAAGGATTCCTCATTGGCGGAATTATTGCGACCATTCTCACGGTTGGCTCCATTGTGCTGATCAGGGTTCATTTTGTGGACGCCGCGCAAAAACTGCTTTCTGATATGACCAACATGGGGGTAGTGATGGAGGATATCGAATTCCATTACTCCCCCCTTCCTTCCCTGCGGGTTACCAACCTGCGTGTCCAGAGCGGTATGGATACGATCCTTATTCCGCAACTGGAAATCTTCCCCGATGTTACTAGTCTTTTAAGCGGTGAAATTAAGCTGCGCCATGTGATTTTACAAGACCCGGATGTAAGGGCTCTTGCACATCGGAAAGGAAGTGATTCCGCTACCGGTACGTTTGAGTTGCCTTCTCTCTTTCCTGAAAAGATCGACGTTGTTTCAGGCAAAGTGCAGTTGACCAACTCCTATCAGGCGGAGCCGCTGACCGTTTCCGCCAGTATGGAAAAGGAAAGTGGCGGATTCACATTTAATGTTCGCAGCGCTTCCATTTCTGAGTTGGGGTTTAAATTTTCCGGCCGTCTGGATATGGCTTCCACCTCACCTTTGAAGCTTAATCTTCAGGCTACACAATGTTCAATTGATCCGGCAGCTTTCTTGGGATTTTTGACCGGATTCGATTACATGTCCAATTCGACCCTTCCCGAGTTGGCAGAGGCCGGTAACTTTGAGACCACAGATCTTGATTTCAGCATAGATAATGCAGTCGGTACCATGGATGTAAAGGCCGGTGGGTTGGTGCTTGATTCCACCAGCGGTAAAGGACTTTTGCTGCATATGGGGCAGGGAGGAACTTTTCAGGTTTCTCTTGATGAGGCGCAGGTCGATGCCGGGGAACTTTTCGCTATGGCCCAAAAGAGTGAAAGAGGTCGGAATGCCACCAGTTCACTGTGCGAATCAGCGAAGTTGAAATCCATTAATCCGCGTGGGACCTTGATCTTTAAAGATGTTTCTCTTTCTACCCCGCCAAGCACTGTGACTAATAAAGGACTTTCCGGGAAGATGACTGTCAGTGCCAAGGATCTGGTACTGGTTCTCGAAGCAGCAGACGGTAAAAAACAGGAACTCAGTATTTCCGAGATTGATGCCGATGTGGAACTGAAAGATGGTAAACCTGTGGTGTCTGTGCGTAGTTTTAATGTCGCTTCGGCAACAGGTGGAAGCTGTGATATGCAGGCTTATATGTCTTTTCCTCTTGATCTTAAACGTCTTAGGTTCAAGGCGGAAGCCCGTGATTTTTCTCTTTTCGATTACATAATTACCTGCGAGGCTCAAAAAAAAAATCCTTTGCGGACCGAGTTTGATACGCAGTTGAATCACAGGGAAACACGAATTTCAGCATCAGGTTATTTCAATACTCCTCGTAACAATCTTTCCGGCTATGAGGCCCAGCTAAAATCCTTAAGTATCCGTATCCCTGAGACAAATACCCCTAAAAGCGATTCTTCAGTGGCAACTTCTGAAGCGACTGAGAAATTTAATTTTGAGCAATTGCTTGGTCGGGACATCAACGGTAAAGCCTCTATTCGTAAGTTTTACTACAATGATTGGCCGTTCAGTGATGTGGCGGTTTTTGTTCATTCGGGTGCTGATCGTGCTCTGGTAAAAGCCAGCGGAAAACTTTTTCATCTTAATCTGAATGCCGATGTCGTTCTGGCTCAGGAACAACTGGCCGCTCAATGCAATATTAAAGGGCGGGGGACCAGCCTGCCCAGCCTGATAGCGTGCTTTGCCAAGGATTTGTCCGTTTCGCTACGGGGCAAAATATATCTCAATGCAAATATGTTCATGCAGGGAAGCAACTCCGGTGAGTTAATGCGTTCCGTGCGTGGAGAAGCTTCGGCTAAAATTGATGACCTGCATATTTTTAACCTTGCCAACCTTGATCCACGTCTGGGATTTTTTATCGACCTGCTTGATGCTGTTTCCTTTAACCCGCAGTCAGGGCAGGGGCTGAATTTCAGTTCTGCACGGTTGAGTGCCGCTTTAAGCGGGAAAGAGATGCTCATCAAATCTTTTAATCTCAGTGGACGTCAATTGCAGGCCTGGGGAGGGGGGAAGTATTCCCTTGATGAGAAACACCTGCAACTGGAGGGGCAAGTCCGTTCCGTTTTCGGTACGGTCAATTCCTTTAATGTGGACAGAAAGTTGAAGTCGTAA